One window of the Carnobacterium maltaromaticum DSM 20342 genome contains the following:
- a CDS encoding ATP-binding cassette domain-containing protein: MQKIKINNLYKNINNSFNLNVGSLALEAGKIYGLVGPNGAGKTTLMKCLCGLLRPDGGVLEIDNQQVEVANSEILSQVGTNFINSDSLKGFSLEYIYNDHVFYHRLKKSFSLENLLDEVGLDVNKKMKFDAMSLGMKQRFLLGLSTIHKPSLVLLDEPFNGLDPDGVDLFIENVKSLSKDRALIISSHVLRDMETFLDYVIFIEGGSILKMKSMFEIRKEYKEGLKDYYDEQKQKCN; this comes from the coding sequence TTGCAAAAAATTAAAATTAATAATTTATATAAAAATATAAACAACTCGTTTAATTTGAATGTGGGGAGTTTAGCCTTGGAGGCAGGTAAAATTTACGGATTGGTTGGCCCTAATGGGGCTGGTAAAACGACTTTGATGAAATGTCTTTGTGGATTACTTAGACCTGATGGTGGTGTGCTGGAAATAGATAACCAACAAGTAGAAGTAGCAAATTCTGAAATATTGTCACAAGTAGGGACTAACTTCATTAACTCGGATAGTTTAAAAGGATTTAGCTTGGAGTATATATATAATGATCACGTTTTTTACCATAGGTTAAAAAAATCATTTAGCTTAGAAAATTTGTTGGATGAAGTGGGTTTGGACGTTAACAAAAAGATGAAATTTGATGCTATGTCTTTAGGAATGAAGCAAAGGTTCTTATTAGGACTTTCAACAATACACAAACCTTCTTTAGTTCTCTTAGATGAACCTTTTAATGGATTGGACCCAGACGGTGTTGACTTGTTTATAGAGAATGTAAAAAGTTTATCTAAGGATAGAGCTCTGATTATTAGTAGTCACGTCTTGAGAGATATGGAAACATTTCTTGATTATGTGATATTTATCGAAGGCGGGAGTATATTAAAGATGAAATCTATGTTTGAAATTAGAAAAGAATATAAAGAGGGGTTAAAAGATTATTATGATGAACAAAAACAGAAATGTAATTGA
- a CDS encoding CPBP family intramembrane glutamic endopeptidase: MNRQRNIFRNKKGNNSNRSISAIDFSLVAFIFGPVISLFLVFGITTILNMKLGLNELITTTPYNMIISMLGYPIILYLLIIINSKLYDGDLSKFGFSSKRKYVRILKGIGLGIGLVVGLYLLSLIFLALYSITNKKFNFLIMFLFVIGFFIQGMVEEILMRSIIMNEICNKSNAAIAILTNSLLFSLLHLSAPGVTALSFFNLFLFGIMFSLIYYITNDMWLTGFAHAAWNITLGVILGTEISGQVIENSLFRTSSTPYKSLLSGGDFGLEGGLIMTIFTTFVILTLIFSTKIIKTKRSW, encoded by the coding sequence ATGAACCGACAACGAAATATATTTCGAAATAAAAAAGGCAATAATTCTAATCGATCCATTTCTGCCATCGACTTTTCTTTAGTCGCTTTCATTTTCGGACCAGTCATTTCACTCTTTCTGGTTTTCGGGATTACAACTATCCTAAACATGAAATTGGGACTGAATGAATTAATCACTACCACCCCCTACAATATGATTATCAGCATGTTGGGTTATCCAATAATATTGTATTTGCTGATTATCATAAATAGTAAATTGTACGACGGAGACCTGAGTAAGTTTGGTTTTTCCTCAAAAAGAAAATATGTACGCATTTTAAAAGGTATTGGATTAGGGATAGGATTAGTTGTAGGATTGTATCTATTGTCTTTGATTTTTTTAGCATTGTATAGTATTACAAATAAAAAATTCAATTTCCTAATCATGTTTCTATTCGTCATAGGATTTTTCATTCAAGGAATGGTAGAAGAGATCTTGATGAGATCAATCATTATGAACGAAATTTGCAACAAGAGTAACGCTGCAATTGCCATATTAACTAACTCGTTATTATTTTCTCTTTTACACCTCTCAGCTCCTGGTGTAACAGCCTTATCGTTCTTTAATTTATTTTTATTCGGTATAATGTTTTCCTTGATCTACTACATAACAAACGATATGTGGCTAACTGGATTCGCTCATGCTGCTTGGAACATAACCCTTGGTGTGATTCTTGGAACAGAGATTAGTGGTCAGGTCATAGAAAATAGTTTATTCCGAACAAGTTCTACTCCATACAAAAGTTTGCTTAGTGGAGGTGATTTTGGTCTGGAAGGTGGTTTAATAATGACTATATTCACTACATTCGTTATTCTTACTTTAATTTTCAGCACAAAAATCATTAAAACAAAAAGGAGTTGGTAA
- a CDS encoding NUDIX domain-containing protein has protein sequence MEDYLLNLRKEVGNRPLVVAGVSIIVLKKREILLIKRSDNGLWGLSAGSIELNEDPKNAICRELVEETGLITKKIDLRLLNVFGGKDFLYTYPNGDVCSFVISSFLTECFTGTILKQTDESTDCRFFSLTSLPTNILKHEKLIIDDFKKILLVK, from the coding sequence ATGGAAGACTACTTATTAAACTTACGTAAAGAAGTTGGCAACAGGCCTTTAGTTGTGGCTGGTGTTTCTATAATTGTACTAAAAAAAAGAGAAATTCTACTTATTAAACGCAGTGATAACGGACTTTGGGGATTATCAGCTGGATCAATCGAACTTAATGAAGATCCTAAAAATGCTATTTGTAGAGAATTAGTAGAAGAAACAGGTCTAATTACTAAAAAAATAGACTTAAGGTTGCTTAATGTTTTTGGAGGGAAAGATTTTCTCTACACGTACCCTAATGGAGATGTTTGCTCATTTGTTATTTCAAGTTTCTTAACTGAATGTTTCACTGGAACAATATTAAAACAAACAGACGAAAGTACAGATTGTCGTTTTTTTTCTTTAACTAGTTTACCTACAAATATTTTAAAACATGAAAAATTAATAATAGATGACTTTAAAAAAATACTACTTGTTAAATGA
- a CDS encoding ABC transporter ATP-binding protein, with translation MNKQLELHSLSKKYKKSNNYANENINIIFNQGEISAITGHNGAGKTTMLNQIIGTTKPSKGSITYDGFSFATDSKSAREHVSMMPQLHAPLSGVTMSQSVESILRIRGLSQKVAKEECIKILKELKIEEWKDTPGQKLSGGLKRLTSFAMAVAYPSPIIVLDEPTNDVDPIRRQIVWKHLKKLSNEGHIIIVVTHNILEVEKYADRYILMNKGKVLEDKNLKEQYIEIKELNYMTVNFINLNDLKDILPPNAAMLNVNDEELMIEMELTNSQVPEAVSWVMDLVIERKVQNYKVSPKSLNETYGEMIDGDDKNSRKKFNA, from the coding sequence TTGAATAAACAATTGGAGCTACATTCATTAAGTAAAAAATACAAAAAATCAAATAATTATGCGAACGAGAATATAAATATAATCTTTAATCAAGGTGAAATTTCAGCAATTACAGGTCATAACGGTGCTGGAAAAACCACGATGTTAAACCAGATTATTGGCACTACGAAACCTTCAAAGGGTTCAATTACATATGATGGATTTTCTTTTGCGACGGACAGTAAATCTGCAAGAGAACATGTATCTATGATGCCACAATTACATGCTCCTTTATCTGGAGTAACGATGTCCCAGTCGGTAGAATCTATTTTAAGAATTAGAGGTCTTAGCCAGAAAGTTGCTAAAGAAGAGTGTATTAAAATATTGAAAGAATTAAAAATAGAGGAATGGAAAGACACACCAGGACAAAAACTTTCTGGTGGACTTAAAAGACTTACATCATTTGCAATGGCTGTTGCCTATCCATCTCCAATTATTGTACTTGATGAACCAACTAATGATGTAGACCCAATTAGACGACAAATAGTATGGAAGCATTTAAAAAAACTATCTAACGAAGGACACATAATAATTGTGGTAACACACAATATATTGGAAGTTGAGAAATATGCTGATAGATATATATTGATGAATAAAGGTAAGGTTCTGGAAGATAAGAACTTAAAAGAACAATATATAGAAATCAAAGAGCTCAACTACATGACTGTTAACTTTATTAATCTAAATGACTTGAAAGATATACTTCCCCCAAATGCAGCGATGCTAAATGTTAATGATGAAGAACTCATGATTGAGATGGAGCTAACAAACAGTCAAGTTCCTGAAGCGGTTAGTTGGGTTATGGATTTAGTAATAGAAAGAAAGGTTCAAAACTATAAGGTTTCACCAAAATCCTTAAATGAAACGTATGGAGAGATGATAGATGGAGACGATAAAAACTCACGAAAAAAATTCAATGCTTAA
- a CDS encoding ABC transporter permease yields METIKTHEKNSMLKELLALIKWSLLRHKSLLPVFTLTQAFLSVAIVYGLALLIPNVDEKTAIYLSSGATALGIIAVGCVLAAQIVSTAKQDGIVSYQRTLPVLRLNILVADFIIWGMASLPGVFMSFLAAYLRFGVKINFSFKGIIILILIQLCMISIGFTLAYWLSPNVVGLSTQVIMIGGLLFSPITYPTDRLPSLLVRFFEILPFVPSSNLIRSMFYDQGIVNIYNIIVICFWLVLNMLLSLVSLSRRD; encoded by the coding sequence ATGGAGACGATAAAAACTCACGAAAAAAATTCAATGCTTAAAGAATTACTTGCTTTAATAAAATGGAGTTTGTTAAGACATAAATCTTTACTACCAGTTTTCACCTTAACTCAGGCATTTTTGTCAGTGGCAATCGTTTACGGGTTGGCACTTTTAATACCCAATGTAGATGAAAAAACAGCCATCTACTTGTCATCTGGAGCGACTGCCCTTGGAATTATCGCTGTAGGATGTGTTCTTGCTGCTCAAATAGTAAGTACTGCGAAGCAAGACGGAATTGTGAGTTATCAAAGGACACTTCCAGTCTTGAGATTAAACATTTTAGTGGCCGATTTTATAATTTGGGGAATGGCTTCGCTGCCAGGAGTATTTATGTCATTCTTGGCTGCATATTTGAGGTTTGGGGTAAAGATTAATTTCTCTTTTAAAGGAATAATTATTCTTATCTTAATTCAGTTATGTATGATATCTATAGGATTTACATTGGCTTACTGGCTGTCACCAAACGTAGTAGGCCTGTCTACTCAAGTCATTATGATAGGAGGGCTTTTGTTTTCCCCTATCACATATCCTACAGACAGATTGCCTTCATTGTTAGTGAGATTCTTCGAAATTCTACCTTTTGTTCCATCCAGTAATTTAATAAGGTCAATGTTTTATGATCAAGGTATTGTTAATATATATAACATTATCGTAATATGTTTTTGGTTGGTGTTAAATATGTTGTTATCGCTTGTTTCATTGTCAAGAAGGGATTGA
- a CDS encoding Cna B-type domain-containing protein — protein MDWKKADEVQIKLMKNGVPIEEMLSLNEENQWQGKFTDLPKYDDAGVENQYTVIEEELPGYQSEITGDVSTGFIVTNRYLGTEENPLNPSRPELPNTGDLSGKPELVRELGNQMSVGNQDHQLPKTNSKQENYLWLGVLSVSLGMLSYGMCYRKMGSKTK, from the coding sequence ATGGATTGGAAAAAGGCGGATGAAGTGCAAATTAAGCTAATGAAAAATGGCGTTCCTATTGAAGAGATGTTATCTTTAAATGAAGAGAATCAGTGGCAAGGTAAATTTACAGACTTGCCAAAATACGATGATGCAGGAGTAGAGAATCAGTACACAGTTATTGAAGAAGAGCTGCCAGGCTATCAATCGGAGATAACTGGGGATGTTTCTACTGGTTTTATCGTAACGAATCGTTATTTAGGAACAGAGGAGAATCCGCTGAATCCTTCACGACCAGAATTGCCTAATACTGGCGATTTAAGTGGGAAACCAGAGTTGGTACGTGAACTGGGTAATCAAATGTCTGTTGGGAATCAAGATCACCAACTTCCAAAAACGAATAGTAAACAAGAAAATTATCTATGGCTAGGAGTCTTGAGTGTTTCACTTGGAATGCTTAGCTACGGTATGTGTTATAGAAAAATGGGTAGTAAAACAAAGTAG
- a CDS encoding ThiF family adenylyltransferase: protein MKYKHPRIKPIYPLYQLNKKQFRVGAQLGITTEFDDEEGQFWTLANLLDGVRSFSEVVVEMKLKYPELTFKDIEKGIDFLNEEGLIEETFPRKSVEDRYIANVNYFSRYCKAEDDRFEIQDKINNLNILLLGLGGGGSNIVTLLAGLGPKMIRMVDYDRVESSNLGRQLLYREADVGEKKTAVAKRAINEMNSGIKVEIVDKKIVDVNDVVELTEGIDIVICAIDEPPFIIHRIVNEAIVKVGLPCVFGASQVSRGRVYTVIPQKTGCFDCMNLNFSKNDPKFIEQFVGFRNIQFNPPSIAYGPGIFQLTASIVDELIRVVTGYTEPKSLGTQYEINYEDGNSFTHKTWPRFEDDCPTCGKGDVSQWEIFQYYQEKK from the coding sequence ATGAAGTATAAACACCCAAGAATAAAACCGATTTATCCGTTATACCAATTAAACAAAAAGCAATTTAGAGTAGGTGCACAACTTGGGATTACTACTGAATTTGATGATGAAGAAGGTCAGTTCTGGACACTAGCAAATCTGCTTGATGGCGTTAGATCTTTCAGTGAAGTTGTAGTTGAAATGAAATTAAAATATCCAGAGCTTACATTTAAAGATATAGAAAAAGGAATTGATTTTTTAAACGAAGAAGGATTGATTGAAGAGACTTTTCCAAGAAAATCGGTTGAAGATAGATATATTGCAAACGTAAACTATTTTAGTAGATATTGTAAAGCGGAAGATGATAGGTTTGAAATACAAGACAAAATCAATAATTTAAACATTTTATTACTTGGTCTTGGTGGCGGTGGTTCTAACATCGTAACATTACTCGCAGGTCTTGGACCTAAGATGATTCGAATGGTAGATTATGATCGAGTAGAGTCAAGTAACCTTGGTCGTCAACTACTGTATAGAGAAGCAGATGTAGGAGAGAAAAAAACAGCAGTGGCTAAAAGAGCGATTAATGAGATGAACTCAGGTATAAAGGTTGAGATAGTTGACAAGAAAATAGTTGACGTTAACGACGTTGTAGAGTTGACAGAAGGAATTGATATTGTAATTTGTGCGATAGATGAGCCACCTTTCATAATTCATAGAATTGTAAATGAAGCCATTGTAAAAGTAGGGTTGCCTTGTGTTTTTGGTGCTTCCCAAGTTAGTAGGGGAAGAGTGTATACAGTTATTCCTCAGAAAACCGGATGTTTTGATTGTATGAATTTGAATTTTAGCAAGAATGATCCAAAATTCATCGAACAATTTGTAGGTTTTAGAAATATTCAGTTTAATCCTCCATCAATAGCATATGGTCCTGGTATTTTTCAACTAACAGCATCCATTGTAGACGAGTTGATAAGAGTAGTGACTGGCTATACTGAACCGAAAAGTCTGGGAACTCAATATGAAATCAACTATGAAGATGGAAATTCATTTACTCATAAAACTTGGCCAAGATTTGAGGATGATTGTCCAACTTGTGGTAAAGGAGATGTCTCCCAATGGGAAATATTCCAATACTATCAAGAAAAGAAATAG
- a CDS encoding Cna B-type domain-containing protein, whose translation MVFPTLIGGLFSTGTQVFAAELGGGAIIDSVKMDKTDLYNGERVGISVTFSEKEGIGIKNGDTITMSLPPELIGIVSSAELKDPATGKVLGEAKIVNDQVICTFNSTAEELINVKGYFYFKVRVDSQTEGTISKTTDFGVNIPDIDYTVTYEKGEAGNDDDYPFFSKYGHMSEDGSNKITWQVIINQPKKELVHNGTNQKLIEVDDTSAADQTLLANSFRYFIEDKDKNFTWLSQAEFSQYGTLEIDPANGNHFNVKLFAKEISNHKFGLVYDTHINDLSKKEFANDYTANYQITGEEQTIEKNTSYTENNSAGGGGSGDLPEKGSARLVKSLENKADVLLPGITFELFNAANQSLGSYQTDDQGQINVKNMELGQYYFKEVSAPEQFDVDQTKQYPFEIKENSTTGELIPVTNKIKKTSLNLTKVWVGPETTSIDVRIYADGQDINRQVTIEKASNWQLLVTNLDKYNVDGSLINYTVQEVNVPAGYESVVTGNNDTGLTITNTNIEKLSIPVIKKWQGKATDSVEVSLKRNNKITDKTIQLSPANNWRAEFTDLAKYDSKGKEVSYSVVEAELAGYVATYTGNAQDGFTITNTRSTSITIPVTKKWVGPVGKPVTVELFSNGVTTGRSVKLTANQNWTSAFTNLPEYDENGQEINYTLKEIQQDNYDAIITGSAKEGFTVTNTNNEKVTIPVKKEWFGPVGEKVIIRLLAEGVDTSKSLELTSQKNWQGAFTDLPKYTETGEEISYTIKEDKLENYFSLIDGNAKEGFLVTNITSEQVDLPVKKKWQGEKKDSVKIYAQVNGLLLPDVFIVLSEENNWEGTIDYLPKYDSAGELFRYTVVEEELSGYVTTYAGDQDTGYTVTNTRADSTSIPVTKKWVGPVGGDVVVKLFANGKDTAISLTLQANQNWEGKFTNLPTYDDKGIEIKYTVEEIAQENYESSIKGNSTEGFVITNTNKEEISIPVKKVWNGPEKDAITVFLYNDKNVKIKEMTINEAMNWQASFDHLPKYNSDGKAINYFIREENMENYRPLIQGSKEAGYTINNINTEKVAVSVTKKWVGPIAGRVQVNLVKNGQMLSNYLTLDQTTNWQGTFSELEKYQADGTENKYTIVEIVGYKNYDASISGTAETGYTVTNTNSETITIPVAKEWVGPIGESATIELFRDSETTPLKLVLNADNDWKGEFADLPKYDDAGNEYTYQIKEVTVANYEGEVTGDSETGFVVTNTNIEKIQIPVTKKWVGPAAENVTIQLKQNNVLMNSELLLNAENNWQGTFVDLPKYDEFGEEYQYTLTEKDLENYRSEITGTPETGFVVTNTNCEKIQLPVKKKWIGKRRMKCKLS comes from the coding sequence GTGGTGCAATTATTGATTCAGTAAAAATGGATAAAACTGATTTATATAATGGTGAAAGAGTTGGAATTTCGGTTACATTTTCTGAAAAAGAAGGAATAGGAATTAAGAATGGTGACACTATTACCATGTCCCTTCCCCCGGAACTAATTGGGATTGTTTCTTCTGCTGAATTGAAAGATCCGGCAACAGGGAAAGTCTTAGGTGAAGCGAAAATAGTAAATGACCAAGTTATTTGTACCTTTAATAGCACAGCTGAAGAATTAATCAATGTTAAGGGTTATTTCTACTTTAAAGTTAGAGTCGACAGTCAAACAGAAGGCACAATTTCTAAGACAACTGATTTTGGCGTAAATATTCCAGATATTGACTATACAGTTACTTATGAAAAAGGCGAAGCGGGAAATGATGATGATTATCCATTTTTCAGCAAGTATGGCCATATGTCTGAAGATGGTAGTAATAAAATTACTTGGCAGGTGATTATCAATCAACCAAAGAAAGAATTGGTTCACAATGGAACTAATCAAAAATTAATTGAAGTTGATGATACTTCGGCAGCCGACCAAACCTTGTTAGCAAATAGCTTTAGATATTTTATTGAAGATAAAGATAAGAACTTTACTTGGCTTAGTCAAGCAGAATTCAGTCAATATGGAACACTTGAAATTGACCCCGCTAACGGCAATCATTTTAATGTAAAGTTGTTTGCTAAGGAAATTTCTAATCACAAGTTTGGCCTTGTTTATGATACGCATATAAATGATTTAAGTAAAAAAGAATTTGCCAATGATTATACAGCGAATTATCAAATTACTGGTGAAGAGCAAACGATTGAAAAAAATACATCGTACACTGAAAATAATAGTGCTGGTGGTGGCGGAAGTGGTGATTTACCAGAAAAAGGCAGCGCCCGCTTAGTTAAATCACTAGAAAATAAAGCAGATGTCTTGCTTCCAGGCATTACATTTGAATTGTTTAATGCCGCTAATCAGTCTTTAGGCAGTTATCAAACAGATGACCAAGGTCAAATTAATGTGAAAAATATGGAGCTAGGACAGTATTATTTTAAAGAAGTAAGTGCACCAGAACAGTTTGATGTTGATCAAACTAAGCAATATCCTTTTGAAATTAAAGAAAATAGTACAACAGGAGAACTCATCCCAGTCACGAATAAAATCAAGAAAACCAGTTTGAATTTAACCAAAGTTTGGGTTGGGCCTGAAACAACCAGTATTGATGTGCGTATTTATGCAGATGGCCAAGATATTAATCGCCAAGTTACCATTGAAAAAGCTTCAAATTGGCAATTGTTAGTTACCAATTTGGATAAATACAATGTAGATGGTTCGTTGATTAACTACACGGTGCAAGAAGTTAATGTCCCAGCGGGTTATGAATCTGTCGTGACGGGAAATAATGATACAGGTTTAACTATCACAAATACGAATATTGAAAAACTAAGTATTCCAGTTATCAAAAAATGGCAAGGTAAGGCGACAGACTCTGTTGAAGTTTCCTTAAAAAGAAATAATAAAATTACAGATAAAACGATTCAATTATCACCGGCTAATAATTGGCGTGCTGAATTTACCGATTTAGCTAAATATGATAGTAAGGGAAAAGAGGTTAGTTATTCAGTTGTTGAGGCAGAATTAGCCGGTTACGTCGCAACTTATACCGGAAATGCCCAAGATGGATTTACGATTACAAATACCAGAAGCACGTCAATTACGATTCCAGTCACTAAAAAATGGGTTGGACCAGTTGGCAAACCAGTTACTGTTGAACTGTTTTCTAATGGTGTAACAACTGGACGTTCAGTAAAATTAACCGCTAATCAAAACTGGACAAGTGCCTTTACAAATTTACCAGAGTACGATGAAAATGGACAAGAAATTAATTATACACTTAAAGAAATCCAGCAAGATAATTATGATGCGATAATTACAGGAAGTGCTAAAGAGGGCTTTACTGTTACGAATACAAATAATGAAAAAGTGACGATTCCAGTTAAGAAAGAATGGTTTGGACCTGTCGGTGAAAAAGTAATCATTCGTTTACTTGCAGAAGGAGTCGATACATCAAAATCTTTAGAGCTGACAAGTCAGAAAAATTGGCAAGGTGCTTTTACCGATTTGCCTAAATACACTGAAACTGGAGAAGAAATTAGTTATACGATTAAAGAAGATAAACTTGAGAATTATTTTTCTTTGATAGATGGCAATGCTAAAGAAGGTTTCCTAGTAACGAATATAACTAGCGAGCAAGTGGATTTGCCAGTTAAGAAAAAATGGCAAGGTGAGAAGAAAGATTCAGTTAAAATTTACGCTCAAGTAAACGGACTTTTGTTACCCGATGTATTCATTGTTCTGTCTGAAGAAAACAATTGGGAAGGAACGATAGACTATTTACCTAAGTATGATTCAGCAGGGGAGCTCTTTCGCTATACTGTGGTAGAAGAAGAGTTATCGGGCTACGTCACAACCTATGCAGGTGATCAGGATACGGGTTATACGGTTACCAACACGCGAGCGGACTCAACAAGTATCCCAGTGACGAAAAAGTGGGTAGGTCCAGTTGGTGGAGATGTAGTTGTTAAGTTGTTTGCTAATGGAAAAGATACAGCTATTTCACTGACTTTGCAAGCGAATCAAAACTGGGAAGGTAAATTTACAAACTTGCCTACTTATGATGATAAAGGTATTGAAATCAAGTATACCGTAGAAGAAATTGCTCAAGAAAATTATGAATCAAGTATCAAAGGGAATTCCACAGAAGGTTTTGTTATTACCAATACAAACAAGGAAGAAATCAGTATCCCTGTGAAAAAAGTATGGAATGGACCTGAAAAAGACGCCATTACCGTTTTTCTGTATAATGATAAAAACGTAAAAATAAAAGAAATGACGATAAATGAAGCGATGAATTGGCAAGCTTCTTTTGATCACTTACCTAAGTATAATAGCGATGGTAAGGCCATTAATTATTTCATTCGCGAAGAAAACATGGAGAACTATCGCCCGTTAATCCAAGGCAGTAAAGAAGCGGGCTACACGATTAACAATATTAACACTGAAAAAGTAGCCGTTTCTGTGACTAAAAAATGGGTTGGTCCAATTGCTGGACGGGTTCAAGTCAACTTAGTTAAAAATGGTCAAATGTTAAGCAATTACCTGACACTCGATCAGACGACAAACTGGCAAGGGACTTTTTCTGAATTAGAAAAATATCAGGCAGATGGTACTGAAAATAAGTATACGATTGTTGAAATAGTCGGCTATAAAAACTATGATGCATCAATTAGTGGTACTGCTGAAACAGGTTATACGGTTACGAATACGAATAGCGAAACAATTACGATTCCTGTGGCTAAAGAATGGGTTGGGCCAATCGGTGAATCAGCGACAATTGAGCTGTTTCGTGATTCTGAAACAACACCGCTTAAATTAGTTTTAAATGCAGATAATGACTGGAAAGGTGAATTCGCAGATTTACCTAAATATGATGACGCTGGAAATGAATACACCTATCAAATCAAAGAAGTGACTGTCGCAAATTACGAAGGTGAAGTAACTGGAGACAGTGAGACTGGTTTTGTTGTCACTAATACCAATATTGAAAAAATTCAAATTCCAGTCACTAAAAAATGGGTTGGACCTGCAGCTGAAAATGTCACGATTCAATTGAAACAAAATAATGTCTTGATGAATTCAGAATTGTTATTGAATGCTGAAAATAATTGGCAAGGGACCTTTGTTGATTTACCAAAATATGATGAATTTGGTGAAGAGTATCAATACACGTTAACAGAAAAAGACTTGGAAAATTATCGCTCAGAAATTACAGGAACACCTGAAACAGGTTTTGTTGTCACGAACACGAACTGTGAAAAAATCCAATTACCAGTTAAGAAAAAATGGATTGGAAAAAGGCGGATGAAGTGCAAATTAAGCTAA